The following nucleotide sequence is from Bacteroidota bacterium.
AAATTACGAGCGGGGAAGTGACGCACATTGGCGTGTGTGCCGCATGGGGACTTGCGGTCTATCTTGCGATCTGGTTTGCCGAGCGAATCGGGAAGGGACATTTTAATCCGGCCGTCACGATCACGGTAGCGATCAAGGAGAAGATGCCAGTCAGTGAAGCTGGGCTCCGGATTGCCGCGCAGACGATCGGTGCGGTTGTGGCGAGTAGTGTGCTTCGGGACTATTGCCCGACAATCAAGACACTCGGGCAGACGCTTCCGAACCTGCCGATCGTGTCGGTCTTTCTCATCGAGGTCGTCATCTCGTTCGCCTTGATGGTCGTCATCGAATATACCGTTGCGAAGAAATTCACACTCAATACGGCTGCACTTGCGATCGCCGTGTATGTATTTATTGCGGCGATTATCACAGGACCGTATACCGGCTGTTCGATGAATCCGGCGCGCTCATTGGGCCCGGCATTGATCGGCGGCGGGATGGAGTGG
It contains:
- a CDS encoding aquaporin, with the translated sequence MQHIRTSLAEIVGTFILVVIGTGSMMLNEITSGEVTHIGVCAAWGLAVYLAIWFAERIGKGHFNPAVTITVAIKEKMPVSEAGLRIAAQTIGAVVASSVLRDYCPTIKTLGQTLPNLPIVSVFLIEVVISFALMVVIEYTVAKKFTLNTAALAIAVYVFIAAIITGPYTGCSMNPARSLGPALIGGGMEWMWLYTLAPIVGMLLTLPVLKRTTLLESAVKADMKVL